aatcacctgtggcgcatacccgtacaccgcggcccgtagtaaaggggtatgtgccacacgtgtctagtggaaagggtttgatgacgtaagcgataggattttcacgatattcatgtcacgacccgacagtcatattcgtcaaaccctcttacccacccatgccaattttggtctacaccaagttaaggaggcgatcatgagagcacccagacgtaggcggctagatagatagatagatagatagatagatagatagatagatagaaacgctcaaagtgccaaaggttcgctaagaaatgcttcgcatttaaaaatatatatcCGAAGGATGCGTGGACGCTACGGAAGCATGCGCAAGCCTGCGAACGCCAGCTAGGTGGTTACGCTAAAGCTGATCGATAAAAGTAAAGCACGTGATAATGACATCATGAGCGAGATTGGTAAAAAGGCCAACGCCGATGAGGGCACAGGTCAGAGCGGCAAGCGATCGACGAGGAACACAACGCGCGCGTTTACGCACCAGCGACAAGCAACTGCCCGCTCGAATAGGATGTCTGTTCGCCATCGTGCCGCCATGATCTGGCTGCTGCTGACATTCCTCGGAGGTAGGCATATTCCCTATAGTTACCAGCGTGCCGACACTTTTTCGAGCTTTTCACCGCGAACGTGTTGCCTTTCTTCTTTTCCAGCAGTGGCTTCCGGGCAAAACTTCACATCGACGAGTCCTCCGGTCTACAACGAAACGGCGACACTACCGCGCAAACTTGACAGCGCCTTCGAGGTGCCTTCGAGCTCCTATTCACCAACTGCAACTGCCCAAGCCAAGACAGTGACAGCAGTGCATCCTTCAAAAAGCAGCCAATTCGTAAAGCTTACCAAGCCTCCCGCTATGGCCACGACTACGCGGCATACCGTCACCCAGCAGGCTACAGAGACAGCGCTCCCGGGAACATTTGTGATGCCGTCAGTTGATGGCCTGATGGGAGGCGGAATTCGTTCTTCAATGGAAAGCAAGGCAACTACAGTCGAAGACCGCACTGTTCACACGCCCGCACTAGCGTACGAAGACTCTTTCACGGATGACACGCACAAACCTAGCACTACCACTACAACGCCCGCTCAGTCATCGACAGACTCGCATACGAGCGTGACTGAAGGCTTCTCCGCGACCATGACTTCGACAGCCGCCGCTTCAACAACCAGTACCGGGCCTCAGCAGGAAGATGACATCTCGTACCTCGCAAGCCTCTTTCCGGACCTGGACCTCTTCGAAGACTCCACGCCTGAGGGCGTCGCTTCAACGCTCCCCTCGGTGCCAACGACGGCGCCAGCCGCGGACTCATCCACAATCCAAAAGCCGAGCGGCTACAACATGAGCCGGGAACGTTACTGCATCGCGGCCAGGTACTGCTACATGGAGCTGAACGAACGCTGCGTCATGCGGCACATGAAGAGCGTGTGCGGCTGTGGTCGAGCCTTCTACAGGAACCCGGAAACGCTCGTTTGCGAACGTGAGTACTTCTCAGTCTTGCGTTCCTATTGCTTCCGAGCCATTTTCAGCTCTTAATGTAAAATTGCTAATGCATCTGGAGGTTTCGATGTTTTTTTAATGGGCTGATGTAAAGGTATCGACCAGCTAATTTGCCGCTGCCTGCTTCATTACTCAGCTCGGTCAACTTGTCTTCTGTACTCGGAGAGCTGCAGCTCGACTTAAACTAATACACAGGTAGACATAAACGGCGCTCGTCCGTGTCTCCTGTCGTCTATTGTCTTCTGTCACCGCTCCACCTAAGCTTTACCGCGTGTTCACATGTAACGTTTTCTTTCGTCCCGTCCTTCACTGCTCTACCTTGCCTATTCGCAGGGAAGCTGCCGCTGCTCGTCTCTCTGGAGCTTCCGGAACACTCGTACGTGCAGGAAGTCGCCGACAAGAAGACCCTCGAGTTCAAGGCGTACGAGTCGGCCGCCCAGCACTTGGTAAGGGAAGAGGCCGAACCCTTGGCCTTCCCTCCTCTCGCCCGCTACGAGCCAGAGGACCAGGACTTCTGGAAGTTTTACAGCACTGAACCCGCTCCCAACGCCACGGAAGCGACGACGACCGCTTCTGCGTTAACTAGCCAGGCTTCCTAGACAAAAGGCCTACCCCATTCTTCTTTCCGCACTTGGCGAGCTCCTAGAGCTGCCGCCGTGAATGAGAAATAAAATTTCTGCTTATACGTGCTACATTTATCAATGCTGCTATGAGCTGTCCTCTCCTTTTGACGACGAACAATATGCGAGTT
Above is a window of Rhipicephalus sanguineus isolate Rsan-2018 chromosome 3, BIME_Rsan_1.4, whole genome shotgun sequence DNA encoding:
- the LOC119387002 gene encoding uncharacterized protein LOC119387002; translated protein: MSVRHRAAMIWLLLTFLGAVASGQNFTSTSPPVYNETATLPRKLDSAFEVPSSSYSPTATAQAKTVTAVHPSKSSQFVKLTKPPAMATTTRHTVTQQATETALPGTFVMPSVDGLMGGGIRSSMESKATTVEDRTVHTPALAYEDSFTDDTHKPSTTTTTPAQSSTDSHTSVTEGFSATMTSTAAASTTSTGPQQEDDISYLASLFPDLDLFEDSTPEGVASTLPSVPTTAPAADSSTIQKPSGYNMSRERYCIAARYCYMELNERCVMRHMKSVCGCGRAFYRNPETLVCERKLPLLVSLELPEHSYVQEVADKKTLEFKAYESAAQHLIWGLVKSSKVLSGTVIDIEITGFRPGLLVRSRLVVMLSLVHKLAGNVSGAVDEEIRKSIAGHNSSGLFLRTGNMRTVAADVAVNPCEDRDSNYCSPYAICTYRKQDYGMSCRCLPGYEDVSPDTGHHPGELCFSICEPGHCQNNGTCKSFGFGIECECRDWYVGNRCQFQMKRIIVIMVVVAAVLLTAVGVTFHKYWKKGRLQSCNNQVCRMLIMEPAKRSSTKRQFNTKLSHSARQPPSAGIHRRANVCVSPGSASLHSAFSKSLEDGLSQVAVSVISK